One region of Bacteroidota bacterium genomic DNA includes:
- a CDS encoding T9SS type A sorting domain-containing protein, whose protein sequence is MKKLLLIISVMVCVFANAQYTKLLDFTGLANGGRPHGSLISDGTFLYGMTQQGGASFFYGTIFKIKADGTGYFKLLDFANDTVHGIYPNGSLVSDGVSLYGMTSQGGIGNCSTGCGTIFKIKPDGTGYSKLLDFTGANGSQPDGDLIYDGAFLYGMTQVGGTNNFGTIFKIKPDGTGYSKLLDFTGANGSTPWGSLISDGTFLYGMTQVGGANNWGTIFKIKPDGTGDTTLLNFSGLANGSDPLGSLIFDGTFLYGMTKSGGTNNSGTIFKIKPDGTGYSKLLDFTGAANGDTPFGSLISDGTFLYGVTYIGGTNNFGTIFKIKPDGTGYSKLLDFTNDTVHGINPTGSLISDGTFLYGTTIQGGTNNNGTIFKLGIETGVTENNVEIDFTIFPNPFSSQTTLRIDNSFHNATLTVYNSFGQTVKQIKNISGQTVVLSRDNLASGLYFVRLTEENKTTHLDSGSRADSCAWTVSNL, encoded by the coding sequence ATGAAAAAACTTTTACTCATCATATCAGTAATGGTTTGCGTATTTGCAAACGCACAATATACCAAGCTCCTTGATTTTACAGGTCTTGCAAACGGAGGTCGTCCTCACGGGTCTCTTATTTCTGACGGAACTTTTCTGTATGGAATGACACAGCAGGGCGGTGCAAGCTTTTTTTATGGAACCATCTTTAAAATAAAGGCAGATGGAACTGGCTATTTCAAACTATTAGATTTTGCAAACGATACTGTACACGGTATTTATCCTAATGGCTCTCTTGTTTCTGACGGAGTATCTCTTTATGGAATGACATCTCAAGGCGGGATAGGCAATTGTAGTACAGGTTGCGGAACCATCTTTAAAATAAAGCCAGATGGAACCGGGTATTCCAAACTTCTTGATTTTACAGGCGCAAATGGAAGCCAGCCCGATGGCGACCTTATTTATGACGGAGCCTTCCTGTATGGAATGACACAGGTTGGCGGCACAAACAATTTTGGAACAATCTTTAAAATAAAACCCGATGGAACGGGGTATTCCAAACTACTTGATTTCACGGGTGCAAATGGAAGTACTCCTTGGGGCTCTCTCATTTCTGACGGAACATTCTTGTACGGAATGACACAGGTTGGTGGCGCAAATAATTGGGGAACAATTTTTAAAATAAAACCCGATGGAACCGGAGATACAACATTGTTGAATTTCTCTGGCTTGGCAAATGGAAGTGACCCTCTTGGTTCTCTTATTTTTGACGGAACTTTTCTTTATGGAATGACAAAAAGTGGCGGCACAAACAATTCTGGAACCATCTTTAAAATAAAACCCGATGGAACAGGGTATTCCAAACTACTTGATTTCACAGGCGCTGCAAACGGAGACACTCCTTTTGGCTCTCTTATTTCTGACGGCACATTTCTGTATGGAGTGACATATATTGGCGGCACAAACAATTTTGGAACAATTTTTAAAATAAAACCCGATGGAACTGGGTATTCTAAACTATTAGATTTTACAAACGATACTGTACACGGAATTAATCCTACTGGCTCTCTTATTTCTGACGGCACATTTCTGTATGGAACGACAATTCAGGGTGGAACAAACAATAACGGGACAATTTTTAAATTAGGAATTGAGACTGGCGTAACGGAGAACAATGTGGAAATTGATTTTACAATTTTCCCAAATCCATTTTCTTCCCAGACAACTTTACGGATAGACAATTCATTCCACAACGCAACTCTCACGGTTTACAATTCTTTCGGGCAGACAGTAAAACAAATAAAAAATATCAGCGGGCAGACAGTTGTTCTCTCCCGTGACAATCTCGCAAGCGGACTGTATTTCGTTCGGCTGACAGAAGAAAACAAAACCACTCATCTTGACAGCGGTTCTCGCGCTGACAGTTGCGCATGGACAGTATCCAACCTTTGA
- a CDS encoding T9SS type A sorting domain-containing protein yields MTAVLALTVAHGQYPTFDITTGASGTTTTVPQSFNETRGVDITVLQPVLIQSIILHRFCTGTVNDSGFVGLRIYDSGTQALLFSRDSVISPMYDSAISFSALFINTWQTGQSFRVSFSCYGYGNSNTSGSGYMFQPTTFPYNGNNGFVQINQAYDGALNTFPNNTNIFVPFISFEYNPWVNVNEIENNSTLSISPNPFCSQTVLQTDNLLHNATLTVDNCFGQTVAQIKNISGQTVTFSRDNLASGLYFVRLTELRSQPTVVSPSGGGTEGGGSEVFTGKLVITDK; encoded by the coding sequence TTGACAGCGGTTCTCGCGCTGACAGTTGCGCATGGACAGTATCCAACCTTTGACATTACAACTGGTGCTTCGGGGACAACGACAACTGTTCCTCAAAGTTTTAATGAAACAAGAGGAGTTGATATAACAGTTCTTCAACCTGTGTTGATTCAATCAATCATATTACATAGGTTTTGCACCGGAACAGTTAATGATTCCGGGTTTGTTGGATTAAGAATATATGACAGTGGAACACAAGCATTATTATTCTCGCGTGACAGCGTTATAAGTCCTATGTATGACAGCGCAATTAGTTTTTCCGCATTGTTTATTAATACTTGGCAGACTGGACAATCCTTTCGTGTAAGTTTTTCCTGCTATGGTTATGGCAACAGCAATACAAGTGGCAGTGGATATATGTTTCAACCGACAACATTTCCTTACAATGGCAACAATGGCTTTGTTCAAATTAATCAAGCATATGACGGTGCTCTAAATACATTTCCAAACAATACAAATATATTTGTCCCTTTTATAAGTTTTGAATATAATCCTTGGGTAAATGTTAATGAGATTGAAAATAATTCCACACTTAGCATTTCCCCTAATCCTTTCTGCTCGCAGACAGTTTTACAAACAGACAATCTTTTACACAACGCAACTCTCACGGTGGACAATTGTTTCGGGCAGACAGTTGCGCAAATAAAAAACATCAGCGGGCAGACAGTTACTTTCTCCCGCGACAATCTCGCAAGCGGACTGTATTTCGTTCGGCTGACAGAGCTGCGCTCGCAACCTACGGTTGTCTCTCCCAGCGGGGGAGGGACAGAGGGTGGGGGCAGTGAGGTTTTCACAGGCAAATTAGTAATCACCGATAAATAA